Proteins encoded together in one Ignavibacteriales bacterium window:
- a CDS encoding DUF58 domain-containing protein, with product MKKVRQLEIRTRGLVNQVFSGEYHSVFKGRGMSFSEVREYQIGDDVRTIDWNVTARFDHPFIKIFEEERELTVMLLVDISGSQFFGSQGQLKRDIALEISAILAFSAMKNNDKVGALLFSDQVEKFIPPRKGQSHVLRIVRELISFEPKHSATGIKGALDYLNHVLKKRSIVFVISDFMDSGYEASLRIAGKRHDLIGIRLLDPREHELPRMGLVTFRDAETGAQRWVDTADPRVLTAYRAYRHAVEDSRKTTFIKAKLDSIDIRLDKPYMKPLVDFFRLRERRW from the coding sequence TTGAAAAAGGTTCGCCAGCTTGAGATCCGCACACGCGGCCTGGTGAACCAGGTCTTCTCCGGCGAATATCACTCGGTATTCAAGGGGCGGGGAATGTCCTTCTCGGAGGTGCGCGAATACCAGATCGGTGATGACGTGAGGACGATCGATTGGAACGTCACGGCACGGTTCGATCACCCGTTCATCAAGATCTTCGAGGAAGAGCGTGAGCTGACTGTCATGCTGCTCGTCGACATCAGCGGCTCGCAGTTTTTCGGATCACAGGGACAGTTGAAGCGCGATATCGCACTGGAGATCAGCGCCATCCTTGCGTTCTCGGCGATGAAGAACAACGACAAGGTGGGGGCGCTTCTGTTTTCCGACCAGGTCGAGAAATTTATTCCGCCGCGCAAGGGGCAGTCGCACGTACTGCGGATCGTCCGGGAGCTCATTTCGTTCGAGCCGAAGCACTCGGCGACCGGCATCAAGGGAGCTCTCGACTACCTCAACCACGTGCTGAAGAAACGGAGTATCGTTTTCGTTATTTCCGACTTCATGGACAGCGGCTATGAGGCTTCTCTTCGCATCGCCGGAAAACGTCATGACCTGATCGGCATCCGGCTTCTGGACCCGCGTGAACACGAGCTGCCGCGTATGGGGCTTGTGACGTTCCGCGACGCAGAAACGGGAGCGCAACGATGGGTTGACACGGCCGATCCAAGGGTGCTCACCGCATACCGGGCCTATCGACATGCGGTGGAGGACTCGAGAAAGACGACGTTTATCAAAGCGAAATTAGACAGTATCGATATCCGCCTCGACAAGCCATACATGAAACCTCTCGTTGATTTCTTCAGACTACGGGAGCGGCGTTGGTAG
- a CDS encoding VOC family protein: protein MNRVIHFEIHAENPGRAITFYQDLFGWKFEQWGTVEYWVVYTGSKSEPGIDGGLVKRQGTIDGTAVIAYVCTVEVASLDDSVAKALAQGGQMAVPKMPIPGMGWLAYCKDSEGNIFGMMQSDPSAK, encoded by the coding sequence ATGAACCGTGTCATTCATTTCGAAATCCACGCTGAGAACCCAGGGCGTGCAATTACATTTTATCAGGATCTCTTTGGCTGGAAATTCGAACAGTGGGGAACGGTGGAATACTGGGTTGTGTACACCGGATCCAAATCGGAGCCGGGTATCGATGGCGGCCTCGTGAAGCGCCAGGGGACGATCGACGGCACCGCGGTTATCGCCTACGTCTGCACGGTTGAAGTTGCGTCACTTGACGATTCGGTTGCGAAAGCGCTGGCACAAGGAGGGCAGATGGCGGTTCCGAAGATGCCGATCCCGGGCATGGGGTGGCTCGCCTACTGTAAAGACTCCGAAGGAAACATTTTTGGCATGATGCAGTCAGACCCGTCGGCGAAATAG
- a CDS encoding L-lactate dehydrogenase yields MLDTPGKRKVGVVGTGLVGSSFVYALMIRELATEIVLVDVDNEKAIGEMMDFNHGLSFSKPVKIVAGSYADLSGAQVVVIAAGASQQPGETRLDLLARNVKIFRSIVPDVVRHNPDGIILIATNPVDILTHISLKESRLSTAKVIGSGTILDTSRFRFLLGQYYGVDARSVHAYIIGEHGDSEIPLWSLANIGGVRLQEFAPLQNKQYNQSDMDGLFMSVRDAAYEIIKRKGATYYAIGLGLVAIVETILGDYRSVLSVSTMMTGEYGVTDMSLSLPCVVGGNGVEEILTLNLSKDEEKGFRSSAEKLKTTLKSFGG; encoded by the coding sequence ATGTTAGATACTCCGGGTAAACGAAAAGTTGGCGTTGTCGGTACGGGGTTGGTGGGGTCGTCGTTTGTGTACGCGCTGATGATCCGGGAGCTGGCAACAGAAATCGTTCTCGTCGACGTCGACAACGAAAAGGCGATCGGCGAGATGATGGATTTCAATCATGGCTTGTCGTTCAGCAAGCCGGTGAAGATTGTTGCGGGAAGTTACGCTGACCTGAGCGGCGCACAGGTTGTCGTTATCGCCGCAGGAGCGTCGCAGCAGCCGGGCGAGACCCGGTTGGACCTTCTCGCCAGAAACGTAAAAATATTCCGGTCCATCGTTCCGGATGTTGTTCGACACAACCCGGACGGCATTATCCTGATCGCGACAAATCCCGTTGATATCCTCACGCACATCTCGTTGAAGGAATCACGCCTGTCGACGGCAAAAGTCATCGGGTCCGGTACAATACTGGATACTTCCCGTTTCAGATTCCTCCTCGGCCAATATTATGGCGTTGATGCCCGGAGTGTTCATGCGTACATCATCGGTGAACATGGAGACAGCGAAATCCCCCTGTGGAGCCTGGCCAACATCGGCGGCGTGCGCCTCCAGGAGTTTGCTCCGTTGCAGAACAAACAATACAACCAGTCTGACATGGACGGGCTCTTTATGAGCGTTCGCGACGCGGCGTACGAGATTATCAAGAGAAAAGGGGCGACATACTATGCGATCGGATTGGGGCTCGTGGCGATCGTGGAGACGATTCTGGGTGATTATCGGAGCGTTCTCTCGGTCTCCACGATGATGACGGGAGAGTACGGCGTGACCGACATGAGCCTCAGCCTGCCGTGTGTTGTTGGAGGGAACGGGGTGGAAGAAATCCTGACGCTGAACCTGAGCAAGGACGAAGAGAAGGGGTTTCGCTCATCCGCAGAGAAACTGAAAACAACACTGAAATCGTTTGGTGGATGA
- a CDS encoding MoxR family ATPase — translation MDIKTINEMIQRESGFIENLTSEISKAIVGQKQMVDRLLIGLLCNGHILLEGVPGLAKTLTIKTLAAAISAKFQRIQFTPDLLPADLIGTMIYNQKDGKFFTRRGPIFANFILADEINRAPAKVQSALLEAMQERQITIGEETFKLDEPFLVLATQNPIEQEGTYPLPEAQVDRFMLKVKIGYPSREEELLIMRQNVLGEQRDIKPVVSPKEILAAREVLKSVYMDEKIERYILDIVIATREPAQFKLEKIAPLISYGASPRASINLALASKAHAFIKRRGYVIPEDVRAISLDVLRHRVAVTYEAEAEEITPEHVVQEILNHIEVP, via the coding sequence GTGGATATTAAGACAATCAATGAGATGATTCAGCGCGAGAGCGGGTTCATCGAAAATTTGACCAGCGAGATCAGCAAAGCCATCGTCGGACAGAAGCAGATGGTCGACCGGCTGCTGATCGGCCTTCTCTGCAATGGGCACATTTTGCTGGAGGGTGTCCCGGGTCTTGCGAAAACGCTCACGATTAAGACGCTCGCGGCCGCCATCAGCGCGAAGTTTCAGCGCATCCAGTTCACTCCCGACCTCCTCCCGGCCGATCTTATCGGCACGATGATCTACAACCAGAAGGACGGGAAGTTCTTCACCCGCCGCGGACCGATCTTCGCCAACTTCATACTCGCAGACGAGATCAACCGCGCCCCGGCAAAAGTCCAGAGCGCGCTGCTCGAAGCAATGCAGGAACGCCAGATAACCATCGGCGAAGAGACGTTCAAACTCGACGAGCCATTTCTTGTGCTCGCGACACAAAACCCGATTGAGCAGGAAGGAACTTATCCCCTCCCGGAGGCTCAGGTCGACCGTTTCATGTTAAAGGTGAAAATCGGATATCCGTCACGTGAAGAAGAGCTCCTGATCATGCGCCAGAACGTCCTCGGTGAACAACGCGACATTAAGCCCGTTGTTTCTCCGAAGGAAATCCTCGCTGCCCGCGAAGTTCTCAAGAGCGTCTACATGGACGAAAAGATCGAGCGCTACATTCTCGATATCGTCATCGCAACGCGGGAGCCGGCGCAGTTCAAACTGGAGAAGATTGCACCGCTCATCAGCTACGGTGCGTCACCCCGTGCATCAATCAACCTCGCACTCGCGTCGAAAGCCCATGCGTTCATCAAGCGTCGCGGCTACGTCATTCCGGAAGACGTTCGGGCAATCAGCCTCGACGTGCTGCGCCACCGCGTGGCGGTTACGTACGAAGCTGAGGCGGAGGAGATTACGCCGGAACATGTGGTCCAGGAAATTCTGAATCACATCGAAGTGCCTTAA